In Helianthus annuus cultivar XRQ/B chromosome 8, HanXRQr2.0-SUNRISE, whole genome shotgun sequence, a single genomic region encodes these proteins:
- the LOC110876935 gene encoding uncharacterized protein LOC110876935 — MLGSIDRHCPNAWRGQFTRDDHRHPTIIPEVASSQDMWIWHAFFDVPCSQNDLNVIHQSEIFNDVIQGTGPDTRFTVLGMEYRRGYYLADRIYLLYSTIIKTILHPSDKKRKKLAKFQEAARKEIKQCLGVLQQKWHIIECPSRAFTPKKLRCCMDACILIHNMIIEDEGRMICVYDENAVNENYVPMIYCEEKEKCHVALQLK; from the exons ATGCTCGGAAGCATTGATAGACATTGCCCTAATGCATGGCGAGGTCAATTTACACGAGACGATCATAGACATCCAACAATAATACCAGAGGTTGCTTCTTCACAAGATatgtggatttggcatgctttctTTGATGTTCCTTGTTCGCAAAACGACCTTAACGTCATCCATCAATCAGAGATCTTCAACGATGTCATACAAGGAACCGGTCCAGACACCAGATTTACGGTTTTGGGGATGGAATACAGGCGCGGGTATTATCTTGCTGATCGAATATACCTATTATACTCTACAATCATAAAAACTATTTTGCACCCATCagacaaaaaaagaaagaaacttGCCAAGTTTCAAGAGGCGGCAAGAAAGGAAATTAAACAGTGTTTAGGGGTTCTACAACAGAAATGGCACATCATTGAATGCCCGTCACGTGCTTTTACACCAAAAAAGTTGCGATGCTGTATGGATGCCTGTATCTTGATACATAACATGATCATCGAAGATGAAGGTAGAATGATTTGTGTGTACGACGAAAATGCGGTTAACGAGAATTATGTTCCG atgATTTACTGTGAGGAAAAGGAAAAGTGCCACGTAGCACTCcagcttaaataa